The segment GGTTGCGAACTTCGGCCGGGGCGCCTGGTCCGCTGTCGGCGATCATGATAACGCAGCCTTCGTTTTGGGGAACGATGCTGACGATGATTTCGCCATCGGTGCTGATCGCGTCGAGGCTGTTTTGAATCGCGGCGGCGACGGCGGAGGCGATTTGGACGCGATCAGCGACGAGGGTAACGGTTGCGGGAGCGTGGAAGCATATCGAAGTCGATTGCGCTTCGGCGGCGACCGCCAGCGAATCGATTACTTCGGCGACTGCCGTAACTACGTCGAATGGCGCGAACTGCGGGGCGGCAGGTTGCGCAAATAACATCAGGTCGGCGATCATCGCGTGTCCGCGCATCGCTTGGGCGTAGATCGTCGCCAATTGCCGACGTCGTTCGGGGTCGGCTTCTTCCAACAACAGCGACTGAGCCCGGCTGGCGATGTTGGCCAGTGGGTTGTTGATTTCGTGACTGGCGCCATAGGCCAACTGCTTGAGGGCCGCCAGCTTGGCGTCGCGGACGAGAGTCGCCCAGGCCTGAGGAAGCCTGCCGCTGGCTTGCAGCTGCGACGCGACTTGGTCGCGCAGTTCCGGCGACAGTTCCGCGAAAAGAGCATCGAGCAAACGCCCGACCAGCGGATCATCGTCGGAAGCGGATTGCAGCATCGTGCGGCCAAAAGGGGGCGATCTAAAGAAAACGCGTATGCCGAGGAGTTCTCGGCATACGCGCCATTCGTTTCGTCATCGGCTGTGACGCAGCACAGCAGCGTTACATCGACGTAACCGATTCCAGGTCCAGCATGCCGCAGGCCCGGTCAAGCAACGCTTCGACCGAGAAGGGCTTTTGGATGAAATCGTTGGCTCCGGCGTCTTTGAGGTCCGAGACCTTGTCTTGTTCGATCATACCGCTGATGCAGAGGATTTTGACGTCCTCCATGGTGCGGTCTCCCCGAACTCGCTGGCAAACTTCTTTGCCGTTGATATCGGGAAGCATAATGTCGAGCACGACGATGTCGGGGTGGAACTCTTTGACGAGCATACCGGCGTCAAAACCGTTGTTGGCGGTTTTGATTTCGAATCGGCCGTCTCGTTCAAAGGCGTCGACCATCAGTTCGACCAGATCCTGGTCGTCATCGACGATCAACACCTTACGCTTACCGCTTTCCAACGCATCGGTCGGAATGCCGTTTTCTCTCATGAAATTGAAAAGTTGATCACGCGGGATACGGCGAAAACGACTGCCGGGAACGCGAAATCCTTTCAATTGGCCCGAATCAAAGCATCGAATGATGGTTTGCTGGCTGACTTTGCAAATTTTGGCTGCTTCGCCAGTCGTAAAAACAGTCTTCATCAGGTAACACCCTCTCCCTAGCCACACCCAGTACGGGTTGAAAGAGATCTCCCGCCCAGTGTGTATGAGCTTGTGATGCAGCTCCTTCGTCCGTGTAAATCGAGCCGGAAAGCTCGCTGATCGCTTTGTTTTTTGAAAGGTGTGTAGTCGCCACACCCTTCAGTTTTCGTTTATTTACGCTGACCATCCGGATATACCGAGATTGCCGAATTTGCCAACTGACGGAATTATATCGTTCAGAAAGGTCGCGTCAAGATTGATCTTTAGAACGCAAGGTATTGTCTTTTAAGGACTTGCGAAACGAATTTGTAAGACGTCCCGAAGAAATTGGACCGCGCTGCTCGTTTGACGACCAGCATTGATAGCGCTAGCACGCATCCGCCGATAGCAGCATTTTCGGGCCTTAAACCCTGACGTCCGCGTAGGTTTCGTCAATCAGGCGAACCGGGCGAGAGATACCCGACGGGGTGGGAGGCAGAGTTGCGGAAAGAGGTTCAAGCTTTCCTATGCGGTGCGGCGCAGACGGAACCAAGAAAGTCGAAAATCGCTGAGCAAGAACGACAGATTCCTTTGACCTGGCTATGGCATATATTGACAATAGATGTCATCAAACCAAGGGAGCAGGCATGGCCAGTACGTTGAATCTGTCGTTAACCGATGAGCTCCGAGCCTTCATCGACGAAAACTGCGGCGACGGAACTCTGTATGCGACTCCCAGCGAATTCGTCCGCGACTTGTTGCGACAGAGGAAGGCCCAGATCGATGCCGCCCGTGTGCAGGAGGCGATCGCCGAAGGGCTCGACGATGTAAAAGCAGGACGCGTGAAGCCAGCTCGAAAAGCGTTGAAAACGCTGGCGAAAAAATACGGCGTCGACAAGTCGGACCCGTAGAGTGGCGGCCTATCGCGTTCTTCTAACCGCCAAGGCCGAGACCGATATCGAGGCGGTTCTGCAATGGTTCGAATCGCAACAGGCCTCCGCTGCCGGAACTTACTGGCTCGCGGAACTTGCGACGAAGTTAGATACGTTGGAAAGTCATCCCGATCGTTGCGTCATCGCTGTGGAAACGATTGGTTGGGATGTAGAAGTTCGCGAGATTCTGTTCGGCAGTCGGCGGAACAAATATCGAATCTTCTTTCAGATTGCTGGGCAGGAAGTCACGATCTTGCGGATCTGGCACAGTGCGCGCGACGTACCCACCAGCGACGACCTGAGCGAGTAGTTGCGTACCCTACGCCGCCGGGATCCGCCCTTCCAGATACACCAGTAGCAGCGCGATATCGGCCGGGGTGATACCGCTGATCCGTTCCGCTTGGGCGAGCGTGCCGGGGCGATGCTTGGCTAGCTTTTCGCGCGCTTCGGCCCGCATCTGCGACAGGCCGGCGTAGTTGAACGTATCGGGGATTTGTTTGTCGGCCAGCCGCTTTTGCCGGGCGACTTCGGTCTGTTGGCGAACGACGTAGCCGGCGTACTTGATGTCGTAGGAGACCTGCTCGGCGACTTCGCGGCTGAACTGGGCGAGTTCAGGCTCGGCGGCGACCATCATTTCCCACGTCGCTTCGGGACGCTTCAGGTATTTGTCGAGCGGACCGCCGTCGATACGCCCTTTTTCGAGCAGCTTGCGGGCCGCTTCGATGTCGCTTTCTTTCTGCTGTAGCCGCTCCCGGCGAGCGGCGCTGATCAGGCCGCACTCGTTCGCTTGCAGCGTCAGCCGACGGTCGGCGTTGTCTTGCCGCAGCATCAAGCGGAACTCGGCTCGG is part of the Blastopirellula sediminis genome and harbors:
- a CDS encoding type II toxin-antitoxin system RelE/ParE family toxin — encoded protein: MAAYRVLLTAKAETDIEAVLQWFESQQASAAGTYWLAELATKLDTLESHPDRCVIAVETIGWDVEVREILFGSRRNKYRIFFQIAGQEVTILRIWHSARDVPTSDDLSE
- a CDS encoding sensor histidine kinase; translation: MLQSASDDDPLVGRLLDALFAELSPELRDQVASQLQASGRLPQAWATLVRDAKLAALKQLAYGASHEINNPLANIASRAQSLLLEEADPERRRQLATIYAQAMRGHAMIADLMLFAQPAAPQFAPFDVVTAVAEVIDSLAVAAEAQSTSICFHAPATVTLVADRVQIASAVAAAIQNSLDAISTDGEIIVSIVPQNEGCVIMIADSGPGAPAEVRNQAFDPFYSGREAGRGLGFGLTKCWTIAQSHHGTVTFQNVDKQGAQLCLQIPWNLSTIGHEKAD
- a CDS encoding response regulator transcription factor; the protein is MRENGIPTDALESGKRKVLIVDDDQDLVELMVDAFERDGRFEIKTANNGFDAGMLVKEFHPDIVVLDIMLPDINGKEVCQRVRGDRTMEDVKILCISGMIEQDKVSDLKDAGANDFIQKPFSVEALLDRACGMLDLESVTSM
- a CDS encoding ribbon-helix-helix domain-containing protein, whose product is MASTLNLSLTDELRAFIDENCGDGTLYATPSEFVRDLLRQRKAQIDAARVQEAIAEGLDDVKAGRVKPARKALKTLAKKYGVDKSDP